Proteins encoded in a region of the Drosophila sechellia strain sech25 chromosome 2L, ASM438219v1, whole genome shotgun sequence genome:
- the LOC6617838 gene encoding protein piccolo isoform X2 produces the protein MATSTLQSPSPSPSTASVSSKNPQLKRVVYSKYRELLGSYNDKANAIIDTLPAYMVRQDRGFQLSELPVNGDANRNGLESSYGQRGGGGSGNGGYEAPACVQNAMMTKDKKPFTYTPGGIDLSQIRSERMAKRLARNAQSEGATGAAQQNRPAQPQSPGGPGGAASAIGAAAMGMPFQVLPPPPPPPQPQSGKNGTQGAIAAPPPPPPQQPSTLAPPTGRLSAPGSPATARKSPTPQRFEPPPLGFRPEIKIPPNPMAALRKVAPPVEKNTFWKDEYIKDRSKSPLPEVVPAANGGYSSTTADAVDGPRPSAASVESSYSPYTPTQQVPPVAKSPPVQYQQPTPPATPPQQQQSEQPPATRPEFRSVPMPTSPAVNVYTRQTDSPRSPFEPQQQQQQQPQRSTESPFRFAQQQQQQSPQQRPPTAISPLAQVQQQQQQQQLQQQQQQLQQLQQQQFQQQQQFQQQQLQQQQQLQQQQQQQQQQQQLQQPAAQSVPWRTQRAQPGAQQQQDSHPQPIYNNVQQQQQRSRDVFSPARNETPAANTFNSQQQQNQFGGAAKPTNVGSLYIAPLAQPTEPQAQRILLQQQQQSSARDSPMRQLPQQQQQPQTNQPMRWLSSQPASKEQAPWARPEENGNVLPSTLRQTTPAPQPQVVPQPQPQQQQTTFYQPQLVQGNGYGPTSVSAAPISLQNFGSNPQPGGLRLQINLNTNGNSSNNTNQSAPRERIIPITLEQTPTYAAAQPNFGGHIIRSANQFVDQGYQNYPPQAQRFPSPNQPTSTSNNTNGNATRLIPIAIEGGRGGPVSQSPVLLQNDPRSPPIQSKSFRILQKITDTVDDGSGNGDMRQDMQQTPQEAELQRPQFARQMSAQQARNSPTIEQMRRLQIGQDQQNNQQQSGTPLVWSPQGNGVSAQNRFTQQRYDTPQQQQYVPPSEQQAPEPKKYTGSAIPSRSFKILQAMTTPENADHKIHTELDSDLENVELNESPNNNNNNNNSNNGSTENNNNHNKINSKTNKRHSYTSSTPTPSPSTCTDPTTHSSNSSLSSDSSCPPQPTRSQSVPPQYPYAYGYPYPWYMPPPPPVNGEGAPWPYPYSYPPPPPPQSMDGKQAEGFPPYPYYYPYYPPPLPPYGQQPGEAQIPPGYPQFHAIPPYGHPYPYPVAPSYSQSSTEENRASSVLPDIIITPSTDDIPSQVIMKHHIRVEPREPPKRAHSVEIEEVVSKPKARNICSNNHEVIDVLSQRLANINKIASGNTQANLSKQLQKNYAGEQAKELGDRSPSENASNSDSESEEESSDDEEDTPKMGTRPAPLQSIKSVTNVQVYKGKTLEQHLDSESSDDEDDVTTADEMYDEEEQMEEEQEGLVEEMEDDYIVEEDLSVIYEEESELERSSEYAKTVIRKDDSRSTIVDDIEKQIEENDDDDDDEESNSVTVRLPLRFSFSRSSNDENIATVEVGNTTQIEEKQPIIASTFSVAKVESDDEDDDCEVSVTISLSNSSRSNSVEKVTQPYRPSNAYPVEDISTPIKTSEDDFSTSFSLGMRNKFMGETIANDVTNNISRDQAKPKNDATEVESSPKEEFDFFATLMATKMQAQKMMEQSKNFWKTPDPKLVEPEAEKPKLRPKENIPETKPPRPISGDMSKTQASLEAAKNSFWSTFATTSKETEPKAEQEDAAEEVDFWASIEKKEISNKEEKQWTKKKKTVTYTPLKKEAVTTVEHWTTTFRAQLESLPIPQKAEVHFVVEEKQKEVEQRQEENQGEEEDFWGSVIKDKMENTASATWERTEYNLEPSQGVTDQPKQQDEDNVDFWAEIEASNTYEDEEKPKNLSYDPTKYPEEPREVDTDEEIDFWAELEARRNPGEDDDEDVTFHKSATFWARKERQNSVEETPYKPVEIKAFRAKLPDEAAVEIDVWATLEAARGHEPEIVDPAVEEEKVLSEQFEELEQETSDEEEEDEEDAQEELEQKPREEVQESNLSHMDTMSLASMHEPPTVYTWATPPQEAEDNEEETDFWADMEKERSKKEQFEEAEQKRHNYRQAMAFFNTSIDGQHSPPQQNASPNRSSVIREVEEPQEVNLGLPGEYQIVGEDGVVVEEHKPEITETEEDERGAATPTNMEPQLPEVYVEPEPEVKRLVNGLPDLGVEKFSEKPKISVRARISAFEVIPSATSDGAKGLTKQSLSVDSAYGKGTLSRNSSTQRSESEIEEDDSGVTDMNRQLSETDTESESFPELRKMTSYQRAATHSRLFKLLQDENDVPEAGAQPADEFQFKPSRRKIVHNVSITRRQNPGALNDAETMTQRRERLSLPLRKNTSIDADNPSTPNSPASPIMGPSAKNQRVVSDKLVNELVQSLLLKSDSSHLRNLPMERLQAAAKRALVEEMDSAQENSSLDSTPAPTPKHDKEYSDYYNSWCDASGSGEEVLPSKSFRALQDPRRSPWTVRCPRVLSSKTINRDLARVTESPEIANGRGSKSPECFRQNSHSQSRERSVSSWRRV, from the exons ATGGCCACCTCAACGCTGCAATCTCCGTCCCCGTCGCCATCAACCGCCTCCGTGTCGTCCAAGAATCCGCAGCTGAAGCGCGTCGTGTACTCCAAGTATCGGGAACTACTTGGTTCTTATAATGATAAGGCCAATGCCATCATCGACACTCTGCCCGCATATATGGTTCGTCAGGATCGCGGATTTCAGTTGTCGGAGCTGCCCGTGAACGGGGATGCCAATCGCAACGGCCTGGAATCATC GTATGGACAGCGCGGAGGAGGCGGATCCGGAAACGGTGGCTACGAAGCGCCCGCGTGCGTACAGAACGCGATGATGACAAAAGACAAGAAGCCCTTCACCTACACGCCCGGCGGCATCGATCTCTCCCAGATCCGGTCGGAGCGGATGGCCAAGCGGTTGGCGCGCAATGCCCAATCGGAAGGAGCCACCGGAGCCGCCCAACAGAACAGACCCGCCCAGCCACAGTCGCCAGGTGGGCCAGGTGGTGCAGCCAGTGCGATTGGAGCCGCTGCCATGGGCATGCCGTTCCAGGTGctgccgccgccaccaccgccgccgcaaCCACAGTCGGGTAAGAATGGCACCCAAGGTGCTATCGCCGcacccccaccaccacccccacaACAACCCAGCACATTAGCGCCACCCACTGGGCGCCTAAGTGCCCCTGGTTCCCCGGCTACGGCGCGCAAATCGCCAACTCCACAGCGTTTTGAGCCACCGCCACTGGGATTCCGGCCGGAGATCAAGATACCGCCGAATCCTATGGCTGCACTGCGCAAGGTGGCACCGCCCGTGGAGAAGAACACGTTCTGGAAGGACGAGTACATTAAGGATCGCTCCAAGAGTCCGCTGCCCGAGGTGGTTCCTGCTGCGAATGGAGGATATAGCAGCACCACAGCCGATGCCGTTGATG GTCCAAGACCATCGGCGGCTAGCGTTGAAAGCAGCTACAGTCCTTACACGCCGACTCAGCAAGTGCCGCCCGTGGCCAAGAGTCCACCGGTGCAATACCAACAGCCAACGCCACCGGCAAcaccgccgcagcagcaacagtcggAGCAGCCACCTGCAACACGTCCGGAGTTCCGCAGTGTGCCCATGCCCACATCGCCAGCGGTGAACGTCTACACACGTCAAACGGACAGTCCCAGATCGCCTTTCGagccgcagcaacagcagcagcagcaaccacagCGATCCACTGAGAGCCCCTTCCGGTtcgcacagcagcaacagcaacagtcaCCGCAGCAACGTCCACCAACAGCGATATCGCCGCTGGCtcaggtgcagcagcagcagcagcaacagcagttgcaacagcagcagcaacagctacagcagctgcagcaacagcagttccagcagcaacagcagttccagcaacaacagttgcagcagcagcaacagctgcaacagcagcaacagcaacagcagcaacagcaacagctgcagcaACCGGCAGCTCAATCAGTACCATGGCGCACTCAACGTGCTCAGCCTGGagcacaacagcaacaggacTCGCATCCACAACCCATCTACAACAAtgttcagcagcagcaacaaagatCTCGCGATGTCTTCAGTCCGGCAAGGAATGAAACACCGGCAGCAAACACGTTCAAttcacagcagcaacaaaaccAATTTGGTGGAGCAGCAAAGCCG ACCAACGTTGGATCGCTTTACATAGCTCCACTGGCCCAGCCCACTGAACCGCAGGCTCAACGAATCCttttgcaacagcagcagcagtcatCTGCTCGGGATTCTCCCATGCGCCAActtccacagcagcagcagcagccacagacCAACCAACCGATGAGATGGCTCAGCTCACAGCCGGCTAGCAAGGAGCAGGCACCCTGGGCTCGTCCCGAGGAGAATGGCAACGTCCTGCCCTCCACCTTGCGTCAGACCACCCCGGCACCGCAGCCCCAAGTAGTCCCTCAACcgcagccacagcagcagcagaccaCCTTCTACCAGCCGCAGTTGGTCCAAGGTAATGGCTACGGACCAACTTCGGTTTCAGCCGCTCCCATCAGTCTGCAGAATTTCGGATCAAATCCACAGCCGGGAGGACTACGTTTGCAGATCAACCTAAACACcaatggcaacagcagcaataacACAAATCAAAGTGCTCCACGG gAGCGTATCATACCGATAACTCTAGAGCAGACGCCGACGTATGCCGCAGCCCAGCCCAACTTTGGTG GTCACATAATACGCTCAGCTAATCAATTTGTCGATCAAGGTTACCAGAATTACCCACCACAAGCCCAGCGATTCCCATCGCCCAATCAGCCAACGAGTACGAGTAACAACACCAATGGCAACGCCACCCGGTTAATCCCGATAGCCATCGAGGGAGGACGCGGCGGTCCAGTTTCCCAGTCGCCAGTGCTGCTCCAGAA CGATCCACGCTCACCGCCCATCCAATCGAAATCGTTTAGAATATTGCAAAAGATAACCGACACCGTGGACGATGGCAGCGGGAATGGCGATATGCGGCAGGACATGCAGCAGACGCCCCAGGAGGCGGAGCTGCAGCGGCCGCAGTTCGCCCGCCAGATGAGCGCCCAGCAGGCCAGGAATAGTCCGACCATCGAGCAGATGCGACGCCTGCAAATTGGACAGGATCAGCAGAATAACCAACAGCAGTCGGGTACGCCACTAGTTTGGTCCCCGCAAG gTAACGGAGTCTCCGCTCAGAACCGATTTACGCAACAACGATATG ataccccccaacaacagcaatatGTGCCGCCAAGTGAACAGCAAGCTCCGGAACCCAAAAAATACACAGGCAGCGCTATACCCAGTCGATCATTCAAAATTCTACAGGCAATGACAACACCTGAAAATGCCG ACCATAAAATTCACACCGAGCTGGACTCGGATTTGGAAAATGTTGAACTGAACGAATCCccaaacaataataataataataataacagtaACAACGGAAGtactgaaaataataataatcataataagaTTAACAGTAAAACCAATAAACGTCATAGCTACACTTcatccacacccacaccctCACCATCAACCTGCACAGATCCCACCACCCATTCATCAAACTCATCTCTTAGTTCGGATAGCTCTTGTCCCCCACAGCCAACTCGATCGCAATCGGTTCCACCCCAGTATCCATATGCCTACGGGTATCCGTATCCATGGTACATGCCACCTCCTCCACCTGTCAACGGTGAGGGAGCTCCTTGGCCATATCCCTATTCATATCCGCCGCCACCTCCTCCACAATCGATGGATGGAAAGCAGGCAGAAGGATTTCCACCATATCCCTATTACTACCCATATTATCCGCCTCCCTTGCCACCTTATGGACAACAACCCGGGGAAGCTCAGATACCGCCGGGCTATCCTCAGTTCCATGCCATTCCACCATATGGTCACCCGTATCCCTATCCAGTGGCTCCCAGTTACAGTCAGAGTTCCACCGAAGAGAACAGAGCCAGCAGTGTTCTACCGGATATAATCATCACTCCCAGTACCGATGATATACCCTCGCAGGTCATAATGAAGCATCACATCCGAGTGGAGCCACGAGAGCCACCAAAGCGGGCGCACTCTGTGGAAATAGAGGAGGTAGTCAGCAAACCGAAAGCCCGGAATATTTGCAGCAACAATCACGAGGTCATCGATGTGCTGAGCCAACGATTGGCCAATATCAACAAGATTGCCAGTGGCAACACCCAGGCGAATCTCTCCAAGCAGCTACAGAAAAACTATGCAGGTGAGCAAGCCAAGGAACTGGGTGACAGATCCCCCAGCGAAAATGCCTCCAACTCGGATAGCGAATCAGAGGAAGAGAGCAGCGATGACGAAGAGGATACCCCTAAGATGGGAACTCGTCCCGCTCCCTTACAGTCCATTAAGTCGGTGACAAATGTGCAGGTGTACAAGGGTAAAACACTTGAGCAGCATTTGGACTCCGAGAGCAGCGATGATGAAGATGATGTGACTACAGCGGATGAAATGTACGATGAAGAGGAACAGATGGAGGAGGAGCAAGAAGGATTGGTCGAGGAAATGGAAGATGATTACATTGTCGAAGAGGATCTTAGTGTTATATACGAGGAAGAGAGCGAACTGGAACGCAGCAGTGAATATGCCAAGACAGTCATTCGAAAGGATGACTCCCGATCCACCATAGTTGATGATATAGAAAAGCAAATCGAAgaaaatgatgatgatgatgatgacgaggaGTCCAACTCGGTAACAGTGCGTTTGCCACTCCGCTTCTCTTTCAGTCGCAGTTCGAATGATGAAAACATTGCCACTGTAGAAGTAGGTAATACAACTCAGATCGAAGAAAAACAACCCATCATCGCAAGCACGTTCAGCGTGGCCAAGGTTGAAAGTGATGATGAGGATGATGACTGTGAGGTCAGTGTGACCATCAGTTTGTCGAACTCTTCGCGTTCCAATTCGGTGGAGAAGGTTACTCAACCCTATCGGCCCTCCAACGCATATCCCGTGGAGGATATAAGTACACCCATCAAAACTAGTGAAGATGATTTTTCTACATCGTTCTCCCTTGGTATGCGCAACAAATTCATGGGTGAAACAATTGCCAATGATGTAACTAATAATATATCCCGGGATCAGGCAAAACCAAAGAACGATGCAACCGAAGTTGAAAGCTCCCCAAAAGAGGAATTCGACTTCTTTGCCACTTTGATGGCCACCAAAATGCAGGCTCAGAAAATGATGGAGCAGTCTAAGAACTTTTGGAAAACTCCTGACCCTAAGCTGGTAGAACCCGAAGCTGAGAAGCCAAAACTTCGACCCAAGGAGAATATTCCTGAGACAAAACCACCAAGACCCATTTCTGGTGATATGTCCAAGACCCAGGCCTCGCTGGAGGCAGCCAAGAATAGCTTCTGGTCCACCTTCGCTACGACCTCAAAGGAAACGGAACCCAAAGCAGAGCAAGAAGATGCAGCTGAGGAAGTCGACTTCTGGGCAAGCatagaaaaaaaggaaatctCTAATAAGGAAGAAAAACAGTGGACCAAGAAAAAGAAGACCGTAACCTATACTCCTTTGAAGAAAGAGGCAGTTACTACGGTGGAGCATTGGACAACAACGTTCAGGGCTCAGTTGGAATCGTTACCAATCCCCCAAAAGGCTGAAGTACATTTTGTAGTTGAGGAAAAGCAAAAAGAAGTTGAACAACGACAAGAAGAGAATCAGGGTGAAGAAGAGGATTTCTGGGGCTCAGTAATTAAGGATAAGATGGAAAACACAGCCAGTGCGACGTGGGAACGCACAGAATACAACTTAGAACCCTCTCAGGGAGTGACAGATCAACCCAAGCAACAAGATGAGGACAACGTTGACTTCTGGGCCGAAATTGAAGCATCTAATACTTACGAAGATGAAGAAAAGCCCAAGAACCTTAGCTATGATCCCACAAAATATCCTGAAGAGCCTCGCGAAGTGGATACTGATGAGGAGATTGACTTCTGGGCCGAGTTAGAAGCTAGACGCAACCCAGGTGAAGACGACGACGAAGATGTCACGTTCCATAAATCGGCAACTTTCTGGGCTCGCAAAGAACGACAGAATTCTGTAGAGGAAACCCCTTACAAGCCTGTGGAAATCAAGGCTTTCAGAGCTAAATTGCCCGATGAAGCAGCAGTTGAAATTGATGTTTGGGCCACCTTAGAAGCAGCCAGAGGTCACGAGCCCGAAATTGTTGATCCCGCGGTGGAAGAGGAAAAGGTTCTATCCGAGCAATTTGAGGAACTTGAACAAGAGACCTcagatgaggaggaggaggatgaggaggacgCGCAGGAAGAGCTAGAGCAGAAGCCTCGGGAAGAAGTCCAGGAGAGCAATCTCAGCCATATGGACACCATGTCTTTGGCCTCGATGCACGAGCCGCCTACAGTCTATACATGGGCTACACCACCACAGGAAGCGGAAGATAATGAGGAGGAAACTGATTTCTGGGCAGACATGGAAAAGGAACGATCCAAGAAAGAACAGTTCGAGGAGGCGGAGCAGAAACGACACAACTACCGACAGGCCATGGCCTTCTTCAACACCTCGATCGATGGCCAGCACTCACCGCCACAACAAAATGCCAGTCCCAATCGCAGCAGTGTTATCCGGGAAGTCGAAGAGCCACAAGAAGTGAACCTGGGACTACCTGGTGAGTACCAGATAGTAGGCGAGGATGGCGTCGTCGTGGAGGAGCATAAGCCGGAGATAACAGAAACAGAGGAAGATGAGCGAGGTGCTGCAACTCCAACCAATATGGAGCCACAACTACCAGAGGTCTATGTGGAGCCCGAGCCGGAAGTAAAGCGCCTTGTCAACGGACTTCCTGATCTTGGCGTTGAGAAGTTTAGCGAAAAACCCAAGATATCGGTGCGTGCCAGGATTAGTGCATTTGAGGTGATTCCCTCGGCGACAAGTGATGGCGCCAAGGGACTAACCAAGCAATCCCTATCAGTGGATAGTGCCTATGGTAAGGGAACCCTCTCGCGAAACAGCAGCACTCAGCGTTCCGAGTCGGAGATTGAGGAGGACGACTCCGGGGTAACGGACATGAATCGACAGCTGTCTGAGACGGACACAGAGTCCGAGAGTTTTCCGGAGTTGCGCAAGATGACCAGCTACCAGCGGGCAGCCACACATTCCAGGCTCTTTAAGCTGCTGCAGGACGAAAACGATGTTCCGGAGGCGGGAGCACAACCCGCCGATGAATTTCAGTTCAAGCCCAGTCGCAGGAAGATTGTCCATAATGTGTCCATTACCAGACGACAAAATCCAGGAGCTTTGAATGATGCGGAGACCATGACGCAGCGCAGGGAACGACTTTCACTACCGCTTCGCAAGAATACCAGCATAGATGCGGACAATCCCTCGACCCCGAATAGTCCTGCCTCCCCCATAATGGGACCGTCGGCCAAGAACCAACGCGTGGTTAGCGATAAGTTGGTGAATGAATTGGTCCAGAGCCTGCTCCTCAAAAGCGACAGTTCGCATTTGAGAAATCTGCCCATGGAACGTCTCCAGGCGGCCGCCAAACGAGCCCTGGTGGAGGAGATGGACTCCGCGCAGGAGAACAGCTCGCTGGACAGCACGCCGGCACCCACGCCCAAGCATGACAAGGAGTACTCCGACTACTACAACAGCTGGTGCGATGCCAGTGGCAGTGGCGAGGAGGTATTGCCCTCCAAGAGCTTCCGTGCTCTGCAAGATCCACGACGCAGTCCCTGGACGGTGCGGTGTCCGCGAGTTCTCAGCTCCAAAACGATAAACCGGGACTTGGCCCGGGTTACAGAGTCACCGGAAATAGCCAATGGACGGGGCAGCAAAAGTCCCGAATGCTTCCGTCAGAACTCACACTCCCAGTCTCGGGAACGATCCGTAAGCAGTTGGCGGAGAGTTTAG